A stretch of Corallococcus macrosporus DNA encodes these proteins:
- a CDS encoding alkaline phosphatase D family protein produces MFRVEGGAPLDCALWKRLHPRFPLESIALFNPFKRRTFLQAVVAVAATTTFGCSDDDAETPEGSAGSPYFPQSLASGDPRPDSVVLWVRVEDTARAGEDLPLRLEVSPAEDFKTLVVEKTDLRALAEHDHAVKVKVTGLSPRTTYYYRFSYEKDGQRHTTRVGRTRTAPAAGDDVPVKFVFASCQDFIGRYYNAWQRLLQLDADLDFVVFLGDYVYETTGDTSFQSGDGGRAVRFSAPEEALPQGSGVTAFLAANSLSNYRDLYKNVRTDKQLQAVHERYPFIIVWDDHEFSDDCWQDVATYEDGKRDETQENRKLNAEQAFLEYIPLDTVQSPEGAIDVAQEPRFPNSRIYRDFEYGRHLKLLVTDYRSYRPDHLIPEDGYPGTVALEHPLLSAALQDQPEAVKATFRTDTFAYVNIDDAAYAAQKKVLQGVYVSQAKAAGLTDAEAAVKAAKWVAGPLALYYVNQVLAAVNKALQITPTADMPRGLAYAHMGKAALFNIQGSRYVVVKDTFDLFAAVKYQQTGGKSEDVFGPAQEKWFQETLATAQNTWKMVVSSTSLSALIWDFRQQADISDPTLRQRFYFSVDQWDGFPTKKKVMLNTLKAQGVQNTLFISGDIHASFASVEEGVPMLTAPGITSGSIKSLASLALIGAGYATGAPVYQHAVTEMEQTLTRSNPGMRFADADSHGFVMVEVKADETLATFHLIPAAEVAKDYSKRADSELEAKFTTHTFRVKNSDIQPA; encoded by the coding sequence ATGTTTCGTGTGGAGGGAGGAGCGCCTCTAGACTGCGCGCTCTGGAAGCGCCTTCACCCCCGCTTCCCGCTGGAGTCCATCGCCTTGTTCAACCCCTTCAAACGCCGCACGTTCCTGCAAGCCGTGGTTGCTGTCGCGGCGACGACGACCTTTGGCTGCTCCGACGACGACGCCGAGACGCCGGAGGGCTCGGCTGGCTCGCCCTACTTCCCGCAGTCGCTGGCGTCGGGGGACCCGCGCCCGGACAGCGTGGTGTTGTGGGTGCGCGTGGAGGACACGGCCCGCGCCGGTGAGGACCTGCCCCTGCGGCTGGAGGTCTCCCCGGCGGAGGACTTCAAGACGCTGGTGGTGGAGAAGACGGACCTGCGGGCGCTCGCGGAGCACGACCACGCGGTGAAGGTGAAGGTCACGGGGCTGTCCCCGCGCACGACGTACTACTACCGCTTCAGCTACGAGAAGGACGGCCAGCGGCACACCACGCGCGTGGGGCGCACGCGCACCGCGCCGGCGGCGGGGGATGACGTGCCGGTGAAGTTCGTCTTCGCCAGCTGCCAGGACTTCATTGGCCGCTACTACAACGCCTGGCAGCGGCTGCTGCAGCTGGACGCGGACCTGGACTTCGTCGTGTTCCTGGGCGACTACGTCTACGAGACGACGGGCGACACGTCCTTCCAGTCCGGCGACGGCGGCCGGGCCGTGCGCTTCAGCGCGCCGGAAGAGGCCCTGCCGCAGGGCTCGGGCGTCACCGCGTTCCTCGCGGCGAACTCGCTGTCCAACTACCGCGACCTTTACAAGAACGTCCGCACGGACAAGCAGCTGCAGGCGGTGCACGAGCGCTACCCGTTCATCATCGTCTGGGACGACCACGAGTTCTCCGACGACTGCTGGCAGGACGTGGCCACGTACGAGGACGGCAAGCGGGACGAGACGCAGGAGAACCGCAAGCTCAACGCGGAGCAGGCCTTCCTGGAGTACATCCCGCTGGACACGGTGCAGTCGCCCGAAGGCGCCATCGACGTGGCCCAGGAGCCGCGCTTCCCCAACTCGCGCATCTACCGTGACTTCGAGTACGGCCGGCACCTGAAGCTGCTGGTGACGGACTACCGCAGCTACCGGCCGGACCACCTCATCCCGGAGGACGGGTATCCGGGCACCGTGGCGCTGGAGCACCCGCTGCTGAGCGCGGCGCTCCAGGACCAGCCGGAAGCGGTGAAGGCCACGTTCCGGACGGACACGTTCGCGTACGTGAACATCGACGACGCGGCGTACGCGGCCCAGAAGAAGGTGCTCCAGGGCGTGTACGTGAGCCAGGCGAAGGCCGCGGGCCTGACGGACGCGGAGGCCGCGGTGAAGGCGGCGAAGTGGGTGGCGGGCCCGCTGGCGCTCTACTACGTGAACCAGGTGCTGGCAGCGGTGAACAAGGCGCTGCAGATCACGCCCACGGCGGACATGCCCCGGGGCCTGGCGTACGCGCACATGGGCAAGGCGGCGCTCTTCAACATCCAGGGCTCGCGCTACGTGGTGGTGAAGGACACCTTCGACCTGTTCGCGGCGGTGAAGTACCAGCAGACCGGGGGCAAGAGCGAGGACGTGTTCGGCCCCGCGCAGGAGAAGTGGTTCCAGGAGACGCTCGCCACGGCGCAGAACACCTGGAAGATGGTGGTGAGCTCCACGTCGCTGTCGGCGCTCATCTGGGACTTCCGGCAGCAGGCGGACATCAGCGACCCGACGCTGCGCCAGCGCTTCTACTTCAGCGTGGACCAGTGGGACGGCTTCCCCACGAAGAAGAAGGTGATGCTCAACACGCTCAAGGCGCAGGGCGTGCAGAACACGCTGTTCATCTCCGGGGACATCCACGCGTCGTTCGCGTCGGTGGAGGAGGGCGTGCCCATGCTGACCGCGCCGGGCATCACCTCCGGCTCCATCAAGAGCCTGGCCAGCCTGGCGCTGATTGGCGCGGGCTACGCGACGGGGGCGCCGGTGTACCAGCACGCCGTCACGGAGATGGAGCAGACGCTCACCCGGTCCAACCCGGGCATGCGCTTCGCGGACGCGGACTCGCACGGCTTCGTGATGGTGGAGGTGAAGGCGGATGAGACGCTGGCCACCTTCCACCTCATCCCCGCCGCCGAGGTGGCCAAGGACTACTCCAAGCGCGCGGACAGCGAGCTGGAGGCGAAGTTCACCACGCACACCTTCCGCGTGAAGAACAGCGACATCCAGCCGGCCTGA
- a CDS encoding glycosyl hydrolase family 28-related protein has product MGARKGWQGLLGAGLIAAVGVADAAPWRSVLYPSTWTPGYSQPGTPSRFLHDFSYAGYRMRQAEPPVRMDRVLDVTQAPYFADNTGGADVTAVLQQAIDDAGAVAGGGVVYLPRGTYRVAPPSGKPYALLIHHSNVVLRGQGATATFLYNSATDMRSKRVVQVGPRDTTVSWTSASTAATALTQDAPNQATRIQVASVTGYTVGTWLVVRADLTAARSGELNMGTTWTSLPGPAFYRQVVAVDAATRTLTLDIPLRQGLLMRDNARVYRVPAHLSEVGVEHLAIGMRENPTPGMAEEDYSVQGTGGYQVHESTALLMNHVVDGWVRGVSSYRPASNTQDVHVTSNGIDLNYARNITVEACEINKPQYKGGGGNGYLFSIRGSDSLFKDSVAYGGRHNFDFRSMHTTGNVLFNNRVSNGEKVSDFHMHLSAANLVDNTTLYQERFEAADRSPYGTTSHGVTTTESVFWNTNGAKAPAYGGSSVVRSQQYGQGYVIGMRGSATGVDVSVTTKTAPADFAEVTQSGNELVPQSLYVDQTQKRLGRAVEHDARALVYQAENLKPTSTPDASSTGVESGPELGGIRYHNTNAVGAKVTYTLYPRTVGTFAVRVRTKRNSGRGQYRLDVNGVAVGGTRDEYSATTQFAEAELGTVTFTDLEPQVFTFTTVGKNAASTGYNVALDAIRLVRQ; this is encoded by the coding sequence GTGGGCGCGCGCAAGGGATGGCAGGGACTGCTGGGGGCGGGGCTGATTGCCGCCGTGGGGGTGGCCGACGCGGCGCCCTGGCGCAGCGTGCTGTATCCGTCGACGTGGACGCCGGGGTACTCGCAGCCGGGCACGCCGTCGCGGTTCCTGCATGACTTCTCCTACGCGGGCTACCGGATGCGGCAGGCGGAGCCGCCGGTGCGGATGGACCGGGTGCTGGACGTGACGCAGGCGCCGTACTTCGCGGACAACACGGGCGGGGCGGACGTGACGGCGGTGCTGCAGCAGGCGATTGACGACGCCGGGGCGGTGGCGGGCGGCGGGGTGGTGTACCTGCCCCGGGGCACGTACCGGGTGGCGCCGCCCTCGGGCAAGCCGTACGCGCTGCTCATCCATCACAGCAACGTGGTGCTGCGAGGGCAGGGTGCGACGGCGACGTTCCTCTACAACTCCGCGACGGACATGCGCAGCAAGCGCGTGGTGCAGGTGGGCCCGCGCGACACGACGGTGTCCTGGACGTCCGCTTCGACCGCGGCGACGGCGCTCACGCAGGACGCGCCCAACCAGGCGACGCGCATCCAGGTGGCGAGCGTGACGGGCTACACCGTGGGCACCTGGCTGGTGGTGCGCGCGGACCTGACGGCGGCGCGCAGCGGCGAGCTCAACATGGGCACGACGTGGACGTCGCTGCCCGGGCCCGCGTTCTACCGGCAGGTGGTGGCGGTGGACGCGGCCACGCGGACGCTGACGCTGGACATCCCGCTGCGCCAGGGGCTGCTGATGCGCGACAACGCGCGGGTGTACCGCGTGCCCGCGCACCTGTCGGAGGTGGGCGTGGAGCACCTGGCCATCGGCATGCGGGAGAACCCCACGCCGGGCATGGCGGAGGAGGACTACTCGGTGCAGGGCACGGGCGGGTACCAGGTGCACGAGTCCACGGCGCTCCTGATGAACCACGTGGTGGACGGCTGGGTGCGCGGCGTCAGTTCCTACCGGCCTGCGTCCAACACGCAGGACGTGCACGTGACGTCCAACGGCATCGACCTGAACTACGCGCGCAACATCACGGTGGAGGCGTGTGAAATCAACAAGCCCCAGTACAAGGGCGGGGGCGGAAACGGGTACCTGTTCTCCATTCGTGGCAGCGACAGCCTGTTCAAGGACAGCGTGGCGTACGGCGGGCGGCACAACTTCGACTTCCGCTCCATGCACACCACCGGCAACGTGCTGTTCAACAACCGCGTGTCCAACGGCGAGAAGGTGTCTGACTTCCACATGCACCTGAGCGCGGCGAACCTGGTGGACAACACGACGCTGTACCAGGAGCGCTTCGAGGCGGCGGACCGCTCGCCCTACGGCACGACGAGCCACGGCGTGACGACGACGGAGAGCGTGTTCTGGAACACGAACGGGGCAAAGGCGCCGGCGTACGGAGGCTCCAGCGTGGTGCGCTCGCAGCAGTACGGGCAGGGGTATGTGATTGGGATGCGCGGCAGCGCGACGGGCGTGGACGTGTCCGTGACGACGAAGACGGCTCCGGCGGACTTCGCGGAGGTGACGCAGTCCGGGAACGAGCTGGTGCCGCAGTCGCTGTACGTGGACCAGACGCAGAAGCGGCTGGGGCGCGCGGTGGAGCACGACGCGAGGGCGCTGGTGTACCAGGCGGAGAACCTGAAGCCGACGAGCACCCCGGACGCGTCGTCCACCGGCGTGGAGTCCGGTCCGGAGCTGGGCGGCATCCGCTACCACAACACGAACGCGGTGGGCGCGAAGGTGACGTACACGCTCTATCCTCGCACGGTGGGCACGTTCGCGGTGCGGGTGCGGACCAAGCGCAACAGCGGGCGGGGGCAGTACCGCCTGGACGTGAACGGGGTGGCGGTGGGCGGGACGCGGGACGAGTACTCCGCCACCACGCAGTTCGCGGAAGCAGAGCTGGGGACGGTGACGTTCACGGACCTGGAGCCCCAGGTGTTCACGTTCACGACTGTTGGGAAGAACGCGGCGAGCACGGGCTACAACGTGGCGTTGGACGCCATCCGGCTGGTGCGCCAGTAG
- the recA gene encoding recombinase RecA, whose amino-acid sequence MAVNQEKEKAIELALAAVERQFGKGSIMRLGNDEPMMKDVQAISTGSTSLDIALGVGGVPRGRIIEIFGPESSGKTTLCLHIVAEAQKKGGVCGYIDAEHAMDVGYARKLGVRTDDLLLSQPDTGEQGLEIAEMLVRSGAIDVLVVDSVAALVPKAELEGEMGDAHMGVQARLMSQALRKLTGTISKSQTCVIFINQIRMKIGVMFGNPETTTGGNALKFYASQRMDIRRVGAIKNGENVVGSRTRVKVVKNKVAPPFKEVEFDIMYGAGISKEGDLIDLASNENIIEKSGSWFSFKGERIGQGRENAKEYLREHPETYKEVEGLVLEKYGIGKPAAAAAPAAEASEPAEGEKRPRVKAVK is encoded by the coding sequence ATGGCCGTGAATCAGGAGAAGGAAAAGGCGATCGAGTTGGCGCTGGCCGCGGTGGAGCGCCAGTTCGGCAAGGGGTCCATCATGCGGCTCGGCAACGACGAGCCCATGATGAAGGACGTCCAGGCCATTTCGACGGGGTCCACTTCGCTCGACATCGCCCTGGGCGTGGGCGGCGTGCCGCGCGGACGCATCATCGAAATCTTCGGGCCGGAGTCCTCCGGCAAGACGACGCTGTGCCTCCACATCGTCGCCGAGGCCCAGAAGAAGGGCGGCGTGTGCGGCTACATCGACGCCGAGCACGCGATGGACGTGGGCTACGCGCGCAAGCTGGGCGTGCGCACCGACGACCTGCTCCTGTCCCAGCCGGACACCGGTGAGCAGGGCCTCGAAATCGCGGAGATGCTCGTGCGCTCCGGCGCCATCGACGTGCTGGTGGTGGACTCGGTGGCCGCGCTCGTGCCGAAGGCGGAACTCGAGGGTGAGATGGGTGACGCGCACATGGGCGTGCAGGCGCGCCTCATGAGCCAGGCCCTGCGCAAGCTCACGGGCACCATCTCCAAGAGCCAGACCTGCGTCATCTTCATCAACCAGATCCGCATGAAGATTGGCGTGATGTTCGGCAACCCGGAGACCACGACGGGCGGCAACGCGCTGAAGTTCTACGCGTCGCAGCGCATGGACATCCGCCGCGTGGGCGCCATCAAGAACGGCGAGAACGTGGTGGGCAGCCGCACCCGCGTGAAGGTCGTGAAGAACAAGGTGGCGCCGCCGTTCAAGGAAGTCGAGTTCGACATCATGTACGGCGCGGGCATCTCGAAGGAGGGCGACCTCATCGACCTCGCCTCCAACGAGAACATCATCGAGAAGAGCGGCAGCTGGTTCTCCTTCAAGGGAGAGCGCATCGGCCAGGGCCGGGAGAACGCGAAGGAGTACCTGCGCGAGCACCCGGAGACCTACAAGGAGGTCGAGGGCCTGGTGCTGGAGAAGTACGGCATCGGCAAGCCCGCGGCCGCGGCGGCTCCGGCGGCGGAAGCCAGCGAGCCCGCGGAAGGCGAGAAGCGCCCGCGCGTGAAGGCCGTGAAGTAG
- the glmU gene encoding bifunctional UDP-N-acetylglucosamine diphosphorylase/glucosamine-1-phosphate N-acetyltransferase GlmU yields MTALAAVVLCAGKGTRMKSEKAKVLHPILGRPLCAYPLKRALELGATHVVPVVGHQAAEVEKSIRAHFPDAPLRFALQKEQRGTADAVKAAEDALKGHDGRVLILYGDVPLLRKETLQALLSAHDAAGGVLALVSTTLEDPTGYGRVIREGGKVSRIVEHKDCTPEQRAVKECNAGIYSVDAAFLWKALAEIKPVNAQGEYYLTDLVEMAAKVGPVGAVDADATETAGVNDKVELAARARVLQQRINEVHMRAGVSIQDPATAYIEEGITIGTDTEVGPSVSLMAGTVIGKGVIIGQGSVLTASHVADGTHIKPYSVLEEARVGERCIIGPFSRLRPATELAEEVHLGNFVETKKARIGKGSKANHLTYLGDANIGAGCNIGAGTITCNYDGVNKHLTELGDGVFIGSDSQLVAPVKVGDGGYVGAGTTVTKNVPPGSLAVSRAPQVVKEGWVAAKKARQTKVKAG; encoded by the coding sequence ATGACAGCTCTGGCGGCGGTTGTGCTGTGCGCGGGCAAGGGCACGCGGATGAAGTCGGAGAAGGCCAAGGTCCTTCACCCCATCCTCGGCCGTCCCCTCTGCGCGTATCCCTTGAAGCGGGCCCTGGAACTGGGCGCCACGCACGTGGTGCCGGTGGTGGGACATCAGGCCGCGGAGGTGGAGAAGTCCATCCGCGCCCACTTCCCGGACGCGCCCCTGCGCTTCGCGCTCCAGAAGGAGCAGCGCGGCACGGCGGACGCGGTGAAGGCGGCAGAGGACGCGCTCAAGGGCCATGACGGCCGCGTGCTCATCCTCTACGGAGACGTGCCGCTCCTGCGCAAGGAGACGCTCCAGGCGCTCCTGTCCGCGCACGACGCGGCGGGCGGGGTGCTGGCGCTGGTGTCCACCACGCTGGAGGACCCCACCGGCTACGGCCGCGTCATCCGCGAGGGTGGCAAGGTCTCCCGTATCGTGGAGCACAAGGACTGCACCCCGGAGCAGCGCGCGGTGAAGGAGTGCAACGCGGGCATCTACTCCGTGGACGCGGCCTTCCTCTGGAAGGCGCTGGCGGAGATCAAACCCGTCAACGCGCAGGGCGAGTACTACCTCACCGACCTGGTGGAGATGGCCGCCAAGGTGGGCCCCGTGGGCGCGGTGGACGCGGACGCCACGGAGACCGCGGGCGTGAACGACAAGGTGGAGCTGGCGGCGCGCGCCCGCGTCCTCCAGCAGCGCATCAACGAAGTCCACATGCGCGCGGGCGTGTCCATCCAGGATCCGGCCACCGCGTACATCGAAGAGGGCATCACCATCGGCACCGATACGGAAGTAGGCCCCAGCGTGTCGCTGATGGCCGGCACCGTCATCGGGAAGGGCGTCATCATCGGCCAGGGCAGCGTGCTCACGGCCTCCCACGTGGCGGATGGCACCCACATCAAGCCCTACTCCGTGCTGGAGGAGGCGCGTGTGGGTGAGCGGTGCATCATCGGCCCGTTCTCCCGGCTGCGCCCCGCCACGGAGTTGGCAGAGGAAGTGCATCTGGGGAACTTCGTGGAGACGAAGAAGGCCCGCATCGGCAAGGGCAGCAAGGCCAACCACCTGACTTACCTGGGCGACGCGAACATCGGCGCGGGCTGCAACATCGGCGCGGGCACCATCACCTGTAACTATGACGGGGTGAACAAGCACCTGACTGAACTGGGCGATGGCGTGTTCATCGGCTCGGACAGCCAGCTGGTGGCGCCGGTGAAGGTGGGGGACGGCGGGTATGTCGGCGCGGGCACCACGGTGACGAAAAATGTGCCTCCTGGGAGCCTCGCTGTGTCCCGTGCGCCACAGGTGGTGAAGGAGGGTTGGGTGGCGGCCAAGAAGGCACGGCAGACGAAGGTGAAGGCTGGTTAG
- the glmS gene encoding glutamine--fructose-6-phosphate transaminase (isomerizing), with product MCGIVGYVGDKESAPILVSGLKKLEYRGYDSAGVAVVGGNQLNVVRATGKLRNLENRVVQDLPKGTTGIGHTRWATHGRPSDENAHPHTYKNVAVVHNGIIENHLALKAELRARGHVFSSETDSEVFAHLISAEVERGVDLPDAVRAAIKQVKGTYGLVVVCSNDPGRIVCTKDASPMVLGLGQGQNFIASDVPALLEHTRDFVYMEEGDLAVVTAAKVDIFNRDGKLVNRPTRRIDWTPMMAEKGGYKHFMHKEIHEQPRAIADTLRGRMLLTEGDVHFETWNLTQEQVQSFTKVTILACGTSWHSGVAGKHMIESLARLPVEVELASEFRYRDPIVEKSHLVIAISQSGETADTLAAFKEAKRLGAHTMAICNVIGSAMTREANLHVLTNAGPEIGVASTKAFTTQLVTLYLLAVKLGRMRGTLSVEGAQEHLTHLTQVPKMIEDVLKCEPQVKRVAREFMNAQDFLFLGRGPMHPVALEGALKLKEISYIHAEGYAGGEMKHGPIALIDEKMPVVVIAPKQPHIAYEKIIGNIEEVRARGGKVIAILDEDDNQADSLADHVIRIPAACALLAPVVATIPLQLLAYHVAEMRGNDVDQPRNLAKSVTVE from the coding sequence ATGTGCGGGATTGTTGGCTACGTCGGTGACAAGGAATCTGCTCCCATCCTGGTGTCGGGTCTGAAGAAGCTCGAGTACCGGGGCTATGACTCCGCGGGTGTCGCGGTGGTGGGTGGCAACCAGCTCAACGTGGTGCGCGCCACGGGCAAGCTGCGCAACCTGGAGAACCGCGTGGTGCAGGACCTGCCGAAGGGCACCACCGGCATCGGCCACACGCGCTGGGCGACGCACGGCCGTCCCTCCGACGAGAACGCCCACCCGCACACGTACAAGAACGTGGCGGTGGTGCACAACGGCATCATCGAGAACCACCTGGCGCTCAAGGCGGAGCTGCGCGCGCGCGGCCACGTCTTCTCGTCGGAGACGGACTCGGAAGTGTTCGCGCACCTCATCTCCGCGGAGGTGGAGCGCGGCGTGGACCTGCCGGACGCCGTGCGCGCGGCCATCAAGCAGGTGAAGGGCACCTACGGCCTCGTGGTGGTCTGCTCCAACGACCCGGGCCGCATCGTGTGCACGAAGGACGCGTCGCCCATGGTGCTGGGTCTGGGCCAGGGCCAGAACTTCATCGCCAGCGACGTGCCGGCGCTGCTCGAGCACACGCGTGACTTCGTCTACATGGAGGAGGGTGACCTCGCCGTCGTCACCGCCGCCAAGGTCGACATCTTCAACCGCGACGGGAAGCTGGTGAACCGCCCCACGCGCCGCATCGACTGGACGCCGATGATGGCGGAGAAGGGCGGCTACAAGCACTTCATGCACAAGGAGATCCACGAGCAGCCCCGCGCCATCGCGGACACGCTGCGCGGCCGGATGCTCCTCACCGAGGGCGACGTCCACTTCGAGACCTGGAACCTCACGCAGGAGCAGGTCCAGTCCTTCACCAAGGTCACCATCCTGGCCTGCGGCACGTCCTGGCACTCGGGCGTGGCCGGCAAGCACATGATTGAATCGCTGGCGCGCCTGCCGGTGGAAGTGGAGCTCGCCAGCGAGTTCCGCTACCGCGACCCCATCGTGGAGAAGAGCCACCTGGTCATCGCCATCAGCCAGTCCGGTGAGACGGCGGACACGCTCGCGGCCTTCAAGGAAGCGAAGCGGCTGGGCGCGCACACCATGGCCATCTGCAACGTCATCGGCAGCGCGATGACGCGCGAGGCGAACCTGCACGTCCTCACGAACGCGGGCCCGGAGATTGGCGTCGCGTCCACGAAGGCGTTCACCACGCAGCTCGTGACGCTGTACCTGCTGGCGGTGAAGCTGGGCCGCATGCGCGGCACGCTGTCCGTGGAGGGTGCGCAGGAGCACCTGACGCACCTGACCCAGGTGCCGAAGATGATCGAGGACGTCCTCAAGTGCGAGCCGCAGGTGAAGCGCGTCGCGCGCGAGTTCATGAACGCGCAGGACTTCCTCTTCCTCGGCCGCGGCCCCATGCACCCGGTGGCGCTGGAGGGCGCGCTCAAGCTGAAGGAGATTTCCTACATCCACGCGGAGGGCTACGCGGGCGGTGAGATGAAGCACGGCCCCATCGCGCTCATCGACGAGAAGATGCCCGTCGTGGTCATCGCGCCGAAGCAGCCGCACATCGCCTACGAGAAGATCATCGGCAACATCGAGGAGGTCCGCGCGCGCGGCGGCAAGGTCATCGCCATCCTCGACGAGGACGACAACCAGGCGGACAGCCTGGCCGACCACGTCATCCGCATCCCCGCCGCCTGCGCGCTGCTCGCGCCGGTGGTGGCCACCATCCCGCTCCAGTTGCTCGCGTACCACGTGGCGGAGATGCGCGGGAACGACGTGGACCAGCCCCGCAACCTGGCCAAGAGCGTGACCGTCGAGTAG